One window from the genome of Nitrospira defluvii encodes:
- a CDS encoding IS3 family transposase (programmed frameshift), with the protein MPRKRYTPEDIIQHLRTVEIETGKGLAVLDACRKLGITEQTYYRWKKEYGGLRVDQAKRLKALEQENLRLKRIVADQAVDLSILKEVAFGKLLSPARRREAVRHAIEVLHVSERRACRAIGQLRSSYRYVAEPDPTDERLRARIIALAKEYGRYGYRTITWFLQREGWDVGKDRVYTIWRQEGLKVPPKQPKRTRLWRADGSCVRLRPIHRNHVWSYDFVAERTHDGRVFRILNVLDEYTRECLASVVARRIGSQEVILLLAELFVHHGVPQHIRSDNGPEFIARKLRRWLKTLQVEPLYIEPGSPWENGYIESFNGKMRAQFLDGELFYTLKEAQILTERWRIHYNTIRPHSSLGGQPPVPETTQLAS; encoded by the exons ATGCCCAGGAAGCGGTACACGCCCGAAGACATCATTCAACATCTCCGCACCGTCGAGATTGAGACCGGTAAAGGCCTGGCCGTGCTCGACGCATGTCGCAAACTCGGCATCACCGAGCAGACCTACTATCGCTGGAAGAAGGAATATGGCGGCCTGCGAGTCGATCAAGCCAAACGGCTCAAAGCGCTGGAGCAAGAAAATCTGCGGCTCAAACGGATCGTCGCCGATCAGGCCGTCGATCTGTCGATCTTGAAGGAAGTCGCGT TCGGGAAACTGCTAAGCCCGGCGCGGCGGCGGGAGGCGGTGCGGCACGCGATCGAGGTGCTGCACGTCTCAGAGCGTCGGGCGTGTCGGGCGATCGGCCAGCTCCGATCCAGCTATCGCTATGTCGCGGAGCCGGACCCTACTGACGAGCGGTTGCGGGCCCGGATCATCGCCCTCGCCAAGGAATATGGGCGGTACGGCTATCGGACGATCACCTGGTTCTTACAGCGGGAGGGCTGGGACGTGGGGAAAGACCGAGTGTATACGATCTGGCGACAAGAAGGCCTCAAGGTGCCGCCGAAGCAGCCCAAGCGCACACGCCTGTGGCGAGCTGACGGGTCGTGCGTGCGGTTGCGGCCGATCCACCGCAATCATGTCTGGTCGTACGACTTTGTGGCAGAGCGGACCCACGATGGGCGCGTGTTTCGGATCTTGAATGTGCTCGATGAGTACACGCGCGAATGTCTCGCCTCGGTGGTGGCGAGACGCATCGGTTCCCAGGAGGTGATCTTGCTGTTGGCCGAGCTCTTTGTGCACCACGGCGTCCCGCAACATATTCGGTCTGACAATGGGCCGGAGTTCATCGCCAGGAAGTTGCGGCGCTGGCTCAAGACCCTCCAGGTCGAGCCGCTCTATATCGAGCCGGGGTCGCCCTGGGAAAATGGCTATATCGAATCATTCAATGGAAAAATGCGGGCCCAATTTCTCGACGGGGAGCTGTTCTATACATTGAAGGAAGCCCAGATTCTGACAGAACGTTGGCGGATCCACTACAATACGATCCGGCCCCATAGCAGTCTCGGGGGCCAGCCACCAGTCCCCGAAACCACTCAGCTTGCGAGCTGA
- a CDS encoding IS30 family transposase, whose product MNIRKRRSDRSGRPSLLSPGRPSVAGGEERRRFWAAIAAGMASEDAAIEAGVSPPVGTRWFRKAGGMPPAMFGCSARPLSGRYLSFAEREEIALLRVQGYSMQEVARRLGRAASTISRELRRNAATRSGGLAYRATTAQWHAERAARRPKLAKLAQNAILRAYVEDRLAGVVVAPNGAPVPGPAVPWKGRRHGPRQDRRWAQAWSPEQIARRLSVDFPEDETMRISHEAIYQALFVHARGALRRELAAYLRTGRVLRMPRARTHRRGKAFISPEIMISQRPAEAADRAMPGHWEGDLILGLGSSAIGTLVERTTRFTLLLHLPRMTGHGHEARVKNGPALAGHGAEAVRDAITRTIITLPEQLRRSLTWDQGAEMAQHARLKIDAGVQVYFCDPHSPWQRGTNENTNGLLRQYFPKGTDLSVHSAEEVAAVAAALNARPRKTLDWKTPAEALDQLSR is encoded by the coding sequence ATGAACATTCGAAAGCGGCGTTCGGATCGGTCTGGGCGGCCCTCCTTGCTGTCACCAGGTCGACCGTCAGTGGCAGGAGGAGAGGAACGGCGACGGTTCTGGGCAGCGATCGCGGCAGGCATGGCCAGTGAGGATGCCGCAATCGAGGCCGGTGTGTCGCCGCCGGTAGGAACAAGATGGTTCCGGAAGGCAGGCGGCATGCCACCAGCGATGTTTGGATGCTCGGCGAGGCCGCTCTCCGGCCGGTATCTCTCGTTTGCAGAGCGAGAGGAGATCGCGCTCCTTCGCGTGCAAGGTTACTCTATGCAGGAGGTCGCTCGCCGACTCGGGCGGGCGGCATCGACGATCTCCCGGGAGTTGCGGCGCAACGCCGCCACCCGAAGCGGCGGTCTGGCCTATCGCGCGACCACAGCGCAATGGCACGCCGAGCGAGCCGCTCGCCGTCCCAAGCTGGCGAAGCTGGCGCAAAACGCGATCTTGCGGGCGTATGTGGAGGACCGACTGGCTGGCGTCGTCGTCGCTCCAAACGGAGCGCCTGTGCCCGGCCCGGCCGTGCCCTGGAAAGGCCGTCGGCATGGACCGCGGCAGGATAGGCGGTGGGCACAAGCCTGGAGCCCGGAACAGATCGCCCGGCGCCTGTCGGTCGACTTCCCGGAAGATGAGACCATGCGCATCAGCCATGAAGCCATCTATCAAGCGCTGTTCGTTCACGCTCGGGGTGCGCTGCGCCGCGAGCTGGCGGCCTATTTGCGCACTGGGCGGGTATTGCGGATGCCGAGGGCGCGCACGCACAGGCGAGGCAAGGCCTTCATCTCGCCCGAGATCATGATCAGTCAACGTCCGGCAGAGGCCGCCGATCGCGCCATGCCGGGCCACTGGGAAGGGGACCTCATTCTGGGGCTGGGCAGCTCCGCGATCGGCACCTTGGTGGAGCGCACGACGCGCTTCACCCTACTGCTGCACCTGCCTCGCATGACGGGCCATGGCCATGAGGCTCGCGTGAAGAACGGACCCGCGCTCGCCGGACACGGTGCCGAGGCCGTGCGTGACGCCATCACGCGCACGATCATCACCTTGCCTGAGCAGCTTCGCCGGTCGCTGACTTGGGATCAAGGGGCTGAGATGGCCCAGCACGCACGCCTGAAGATCGACGCAGGCGTACAGGTCTACTTCTGCGATCCTCACAGCCCCTGGCAACGCGGCACCAACGAAAACACCAATGGGTTGCTGCGCCAGTACTTCCCGAAAGGCACGGATCTGAGCGTGCACAGCGCCGAGGAGGTGGCGGCCGTGGCGGCCGCCCTCAACGCCAGGCCCCGAAAAACGCTTGATTGGAAAACGCCTGCAGAGGCACTTGACCAGTTGTCCCGATAG
- a CDS encoding DUF3179 domain-containing protein — translation MLLIAIGAVLSCSAWLGFGKSLATSFDLTKHSVPLDQIVDGGPGKDGIPALLTPRFVSAFGATFLQDADRVLGLTQGVEAKAYPIKILNWHEIVNDVVGGKPVVVTYCPLCGTGIAFDANVEGSRHTFGVSGLLYQSDLLMYDHQTDSLWSQIGMHAVAGPLTGQRLTPVFLEHTTWAEWRAAHPSTLVLSTRTGSLRNYDRDPYTGYAESGELFFDTTHVDPRYHPKEWVVGIEHKGVVKAYPFSELKKGESPLTDELGGDTVTIHVNHRARSVSVTDTGGRPIPSVTAFWFAWYAFHPDTQVFKWPVRRSP, via the coding sequence CTGCTCCTGATCGCCATCGGTGCTGTGCTTAGTTGCTCCGCGTGGCTTGGATTTGGAAAGTCGCTAGCGACCTCGTTCGATCTGACCAAGCATAGTGTTCCACTCGACCAGATTGTCGATGGAGGGCCGGGGAAAGACGGGATTCCTGCCTTGCTCACCCCGCGATTCGTTTCTGCGTTTGGGGCGACGTTCCTCCAGGACGCTGATCGCGTCTTGGGACTTACACAGGGAGTCGAAGCCAAGGCCTATCCGATCAAGATTCTCAACTGGCACGAAATCGTGAATGATGTGGTCGGCGGCAAGCCGGTTGTTGTCACCTACTGCCCGCTCTGCGGGACCGGGATCGCCTTCGATGCGAATGTGGAAGGGAGCCGGCACACGTTTGGCGTGTCCGGCCTGCTCTATCAAAGCGACCTCCTCATGTACGACCATCAGACAGACAGCTTGTGGTCACAGATCGGCATGCATGCCGTGGCGGGGCCGCTGACAGGCCAGCGGCTCACTCCTGTCTTTCTGGAGCATACGACCTGGGCGGAGTGGCGCGCGGCCCATCCGTCAACACTCGTGCTCTCGACGAGAACCGGGTCGCTTCGAAACTACGATCGAGATCCCTACACAGGTTATGCTGAAAGTGGTGAGCTGTTTTTCGACACCACGCATGTCGATCCGCGCTACCATCCCAAAGAATGGGTGGTGGGGATCGAGCACAAGGGCGTGGTCAAAGCCTATCCCTTTAGCGAGCTCAAGAAGGGCGAGTCTCCCCTCACCGATGAACTCGGCGGAGACACGGTGACGATACATGTTAATCACCGTGCGCGCAGCGTGTCGGTGACTGATACGGGAGGGAGACCGATCCCGTCCGTGACGGCCTTCTGGTTCGCCTGGTATGCCTTTCATCCCGACACGCAGGTGTTCAAATGGCCTGTACGGAGGTCCCCATGA
- a CDS encoding acyloxyacyl hydrolase, whose amino-acid sequence MLWINGGVAVAESSFAARDVVKRGTMELGGAVGYAQATTAVGAGTSANRAAAFVLPRLGMVLTDPLGSGWYQGNVELLVEPVYARFTKPFAADGAGGSFVVKYNFLSFGRWMPFWDAGAGIFWTNLAPRISEQSTQFEFGLETGPGVHYFVTDRITWTMGVRLHHISNANLGERNTGINGVLPYVGVSFFTPGFF is encoded by the coding sequence ATGCTCTGGATCAATGGCGGGGTGGCGGTGGCGGAATCGTCCTTTGCGGCTCGGGACGTCGTGAAGCGCGGCACCATGGAACTCGGAGGGGCCGTGGGATACGCCCAGGCCACAACGGCGGTCGGCGCTGGTACATCGGCCAACCGGGCAGCAGCCTTTGTCCTCCCGCGCCTCGGAATGGTGCTGACCGATCCCCTGGGATCCGGATGGTACCAGGGCAATGTCGAGCTGTTGGTGGAACCGGTGTACGCTCGATTCACCAAACCGTTTGCGGCCGATGGAGCTGGCGGTTCGTTCGTGGTGAAATACAACTTTCTCTCGTTCGGTCGATGGATGCCCTTCTGGGATGCCGGCGCCGGCATCTTCTGGACCAACTTGGCGCCGCGGATCTCAGAACAGAGCACACAGTTCGAATTTGGCCTGGAAACGGGTCCTGGCGTGCACTATTTTGTGACGGACCGGATTACCTGGACCATGGGTGTGCGGCTCCACCATATCTCCAATGCCAACCTCGGCGAACGGAATACCGGGATCAACGGGGTGCTGCCTTATGTCGGTGTCTCATTCTTCACACCGGGATTTTTTTGA
- a CDS encoding sigma-54-dependent Fis family transcriptional regulator — MEIHSSHDSSNTAAEKYRVLLEITNALVLNLDRDALFKAIASEIRNVTTFDRAGITLYDPVADHFQIYSLETTAPPVSLQRGADIPREGSGMGWTFDHRTPLYRPQLPDDRGFFEDTHFLAEGLQSVLYLPLMTRDRILGTLQVASTIPSRYTDEDIAFLLQVASQLALALDNALCYDTIKSLRDQLHKENVYLQEEIKSTHNFEEIIGESPVIRRVLRSVEQVAPTDSTVLIRGETGTGKELIARAIHDLSQRKSRPLVRVNCAALPAGLVESELFGHEKGAFTGALNKKIGRFELAHQGTIFLDEVGDLPLETQAKLLRVLQEQEFERVGGAQTITVNVRVMAATNRDLKAAVTQQTFRADLFYRLNVFPIQIPPLRERTEDIPILARYFIDKYMKKMNKQFEAIGHSTMERLVQYAWPGNVREFEHVIERAVIHCSGPTLDIGNEALSVTSAAVATPERLMTLEEMERSHILKVLELTKWVVGGPKGAAELLNIHPNTLRSRLPKLGITKPE; from the coding sequence ATGGAAATACATTCCTCACACGACAGCTCTAACACGGCCGCTGAGAAGTACCGAGTGCTGTTGGAGATCACGAATGCGCTCGTGTTGAATCTCGACCGGGACGCGTTGTTCAAAGCGATCGCGAGCGAGATCCGGAACGTCACCACGTTCGATCGAGCCGGCATCACCCTCTACGATCCTGTGGCCGATCACTTCCAAATCTATTCACTGGAAACGACTGCTCCGCCGGTTTCACTGCAGCGGGGGGCTGATATTCCGCGGGAGGGAAGCGGGATGGGGTGGACGTTCGACCACCGGACACCGTTGTATCGCCCGCAATTGCCGGACGACCGTGGGTTCTTCGAGGATACGCATTTCTTGGCTGAAGGCTTGCAGTCGGTGCTTTATCTGCCCCTAATGACGCGAGACAGGATATTGGGAACGCTTCAAGTGGCCAGCACAATCCCTTCGCGCTATACAGACGAGGACATCGCGTTTCTCTTGCAGGTGGCCAGTCAGCTGGCGCTCGCGCTCGACAATGCGCTGTGCTACGACACAATCAAGTCGCTCCGTGACCAACTCCACAAGGAGAACGTTTATCTTCAGGAAGAAATCAAGTCGACCCACAACTTCGAAGAGATCATTGGAGAGAGCCCAGTGATACGACGAGTGTTGCGGAGTGTGGAACAAGTGGCGCCGACCGATTCTACGGTATTGATCCGGGGCGAAACCGGGACCGGCAAGGAGTTGATCGCCCGAGCAATTCACGATTTGAGTCAGAGAAAGTCCCGCCCATTAGTGAGAGTCAACTGCGCTGCGCTCCCCGCAGGGCTGGTGGAGAGCGAACTGTTCGGTCACGAGAAGGGGGCCTTCACCGGAGCGCTCAATAAGAAAATCGGAAGATTTGAACTCGCCCATCAGGGAACGATCTTCCTGGACGAAGTGGGCGATCTGCCGCTTGAGACCCAGGCCAAACTCCTCCGGGTCTTGCAGGAACAGGAGTTCGAGCGAGTGGGCGGTGCGCAGACGATCACGGTGAATGTCCGCGTCATGGCCGCAACCAACCGGGATCTCAAGGCCGCCGTGACCCAACAGACCTTTCGCGCTGATCTGTTCTATCGTCTGAATGTCTTTCCGATCCAAATTCCTCCCTTGCGGGAACGCACGGAAGACATTCCGATCCTCGCGCGCTACTTTATCGACAAATACATGAAGAAAATGAACAAGCAATTCGAGGCCATCGGCCACAGCACGATGGAGCGACTGGTCCAGTACGCCTGGCCTGGTAATGTGCGAGAATTTGAGCATGTGATCGAACGTGCCGTGATCCATTGCAGCGGTCCGACCCTGGATATCGGAAATGAGGCCTTGTCTGTCACGAGCGCCGCCGTGGCAACTCCGGAACGGCTCATGACGTTGGAGGAAATGGAACGGAGCCATATTCTGAAAGTGCTGGAACTAACCAAGTGGGTGGTCGGGGGCCCCAAGGGCGCTGCCGAACTGCTCAATATCCATCCCAATACCTTGCGGAGCCGGCTTCCCAAACTCGGCATCACAAAGCCTGAGTAG
- a CDS encoding STAS domain-containing protein, whose amino-acid sequence MLRITQVSEDSDQVCLKVEGRVIGDWVSELDRTCGSCLSQSRHITLDMSDVTYIDRQGVETLKRILGENVRLTGATLLVQALLGRQVVGKIRQGKTIGPGGPPIKAANLTNSRRSQ is encoded by the coding sequence ATGTTACGAATTACTCAAGTGAGCGAAGACAGTGACCAGGTTTGCCTGAAGGTGGAGGGCCGGGTGATCGGAGACTGGGTTTCCGAACTCGACCGTACCTGTGGGTCTTGCCTGTCCCAGAGCCGACACATCACGCTCGATATGTCCGATGTGACCTACATTGATCGACAAGGAGTCGAGACGCTCAAGAGGATCTTGGGCGAGAACGTGCGGCTGACGGGCGCCACCCTGCTCGTGCAGGCGCTTCTGGGACGGCAAGTCGTCGGAAAAATTCGGCAAGGAAAGACAATCGGACCGGGAGGACCGCCGATCAAGGCAGCGAACCTCACGAATTCCAGGCGCTCTCAATGA
- a CDS encoding tetratricopeptide repeat protein, with translation MTRIRAWSVAAWLTATLGCAVSQADTLPGVPSAPNSEATTVRTAQDESMLHNDAGGRLFEQGDLEGAAREFREAIRFSPLSPVPHNNLGMVLHVQGQPADALIEFRESVTLNPGYAPAWSNLGFAFYELDQLIPAMEAWRIAVDLNQQMAGTWAGLALDLFAGGHGGEAIESYRQAIHLDLRDADLTYLRTVRHWSVRALNHADMILRVIAARQQAFLSGPLR, from the coding sequence ATGACTCGCATTCGCGCTTGGAGTGTGGCGGCATGGCTCACGGCGACGCTTGGCTGCGCCGTCTCCCAAGCAGACACACTTCCCGGTGTGCCCTCGGCGCCGAATTCGGAGGCGACAACGGTGCGCACCGCACAGGATGAATCCATGCTCCATAATGACGCCGGAGGGCGATTGTTCGAGCAGGGAGACCTGGAGGGTGCGGCCCGGGAGTTTCGTGAAGCGATCCGGTTCAGTCCTCTGAGTCCCGTGCCCCATAACAACCTCGGCATGGTCCTCCATGTTCAGGGACAGCCCGCAGACGCGCTCATAGAGTTCCGAGAATCCGTCACGCTCAATCCTGGCTATGCGCCGGCCTGGAGCAATCTTGGCTTCGCCTTCTACGAGCTGGATCAACTGATCCCTGCGATGGAGGCTTGGCGGATCGCCGTGGACCTCAACCAGCAGATGGCCGGCACCTGGGCCGGTCTGGCGCTCGATCTCTTCGCCGGTGGCCATGGGGGCGAGGCAATTGAGAGTTATCGGCAGGCGATCCACTTGGACCTGCGTGACGCGGACCTGACCTATCTGCGGACGGTTCGGCATTGGAGCGTCCGGGCCCTCAATCATGCCGATATGATTCTAAGAGTGATCGCAGCCCGGCAGCAAGCGTTCCTTTCTGGTCCGTTGCGATGA